The following is a genomic window from Candidatus Thermoplasmatota archaeon.
TTTAATCATATTTTTTAAATCCAAGTTCTTCAGCTTTGTCTCTGAAACATTGACGGCAGAGATGTAGTCCATATCTGCGGATGATTCCACGTTTTCGACCACAGAGTTCACATCCTACTTTCCGACCGAAAAACTTCTTTCGCTCTTTGATTCTCATGTGACCACCTCAACCTTATACTGCTCGGTGAGTAGCTTCATCGCTTCGTCAATGGTAACTTGATGTTTCTTTGGGATTTTCCGTTGGTCAATCCGACGATGTTTCACTCGATACCCTGGTTTTTCAAGGGTAACACAAATATCCATACCAAAAATTCCAATTGTTGGATCGTATTTTTGTCCTTCAAATAAGGTATGATCAGGAACGCCAAAGGATAAATTTCCTTGGCTATCAAAGGAGTAATCAGCAATTTTATTATCGCGGGTTTTCAACGCATCAATTAAAAACTTTTCTGCCTTTTTTTTCCGAAGGGTGACTTTGCATCCAATCGGCATCATTTTCCGTAGACCCCAATCCTTATTCGTTGTTTTTGATAAGGTTTGAACTGGTTTCTGACCGGTGAGTT
Proteins encoded in this region:
- a CDS encoding 50S ribosomal protein L5; the encoded protein is MTTSQKNVAKTSEVKKAPKKIPQKKQHAKMIQPYVAKITVNIGVGEAGEKLKKAETVLQKLTGQKPVQTLSKTTNKDWGLRKMMPIGCKVTLRKKKAEKFLIDALKTRDNKIADYSFDSQGNLSFGVPDHTLFEGQKYDPTIGIFGMDICVTLEKPGYRVKHRRIDQRKIPKKHQVTIDEAMKLLTEQYKVEVVT
- a CDS encoding 30S ribosomal protein S14, encoding MRIKERKKFFGRKVGCELCGRKRGIIRRYGLHLCRQCFRDKAEELGFKKYD